The proteins below come from a single Salinilacihabitans rarus genomic window:
- a CDS encoding amidohydrolase family protein translates to MELTGTILRGREFEPVEGRLVVDDAGRIDRIEAEPVGSTDLIVPAFVNAHTHVGDSIAKEAGGGLTLAELVAPPDGLKHRLLRAADREELVAAIRSSLRFMRRGGTAACLDFREGGIEGVRLLREAADDLDVDALAFARGSVEAMREGDGFGASGANDGVFDRERAATREAGKPFGIHAGEADPSDLTPALDLDPDFLVHVVHPEPHHLERIADAEVPIAVCPRSNLVTGVGLPPVEDLVERTTVALGTDNVMLNSPSMFREMEFCAKLTDLPAAEVLRMATVNGAELAGLEYGLLEAGRPARLVVLDGDSDNLANARDPVRAVVRRAGVDDVRDVVVAR, encoded by the coding sequence ATGGAACTCACCGGCACGATCCTCCGGGGCCGCGAGTTCGAGCCGGTCGAGGGTCGTCTCGTCGTCGACGACGCGGGTCGGATCGACCGGATCGAGGCGGAACCCGTCGGCTCCACGGACCTGATCGTCCCGGCGTTCGTCAACGCCCACACGCACGTCGGGGACTCGATCGCCAAGGAGGCCGGCGGCGGCCTCACGCTCGCGGAACTCGTCGCGCCGCCGGACGGGCTGAAACACCGGCTCCTGCGCGCGGCCGACCGCGAGGAGCTCGTCGCGGCGATCCGCTCGTCGCTGCGGTTCATGCGCCGCGGCGGCACCGCCGCCTGCCTCGACTTCCGCGAGGGCGGCATCGAGGGCGTCCGGCTGCTCCGGGAGGCCGCCGACGACCTCGACGTCGACGCCCTCGCGTTCGCCCGGGGCTCGGTCGAGGCGATGCGCGAGGGCGACGGCTTCGGCGCCAGCGGAGCCAACGACGGCGTCTTCGACCGCGAGCGTGCGGCGACCCGCGAGGCGGGCAAGCCGTTCGGCATCCACGCCGGCGAGGCCGACCCGAGCGACCTGACGCCCGCGCTCGACCTCGATCCCGACTTCCTCGTCCACGTCGTCCACCCGGAACCCCACCACCTCGAACGGATCGCCGACGCAGAGGTTCCGATCGCGGTCTGTCCGCGCTCGAACCTCGTCACCGGCGTCGGCCTCCCGCCGGTCGAGGACCTCGTCGAGCGGACGACCGTCGCGCTCGGGACGGACAACGTGATGCTCAACTCGCCGTCGATGTTCCGCGAGATGGAGTTCTGTGCGAAGCTGACGGACCTCCCCGCGGCCGAGGTTCTGCGGATGGCGACGGTCAACGGCGCCGAACTCGCCGGCCTCGAGTACGGCCTCCTCGAAGCGGGCCGCCCCGCCCGGCTGGTCGTCCTCGACGGCGACTCCGACAACCTCGCGAACGCCCGCGACCCGGTCCGGGCGGTCGTCCGCCGGGCCGGCGTCGACGACGTCCGGGACGTGGTAGTCGCCCGTTGA